In Aspergillus flavus chromosome 3, complete sequence, one genomic interval encodes:
- a CDS encoding putative tip120: MADRQAVQQNLNGLLSKLDDPDPDMRYMSLNDLLGILNSPTSAYLAHDQFSSSRLADGLLNALDDQHGDVQNQALKCLGPLVNRLPSESLTTILEKLSNLTASQTIDTSVPNTALRVIVTALPRSQAGQPPTPDVSIAYSSVSKILIPRLTGPTPSQSGRRGSVIKGMLEKDPSKGFSSDAIDVLIQVVTCFGPLLKEAELTALQKSVMSIIDNDTAGTVVTKRALAAISALVPHFSEAQFASFVDELVKKFNNPRISVVHRRHLIATVGSVARSSPTKFGPHLPTLAPFVFATLGEVIAT; encoded by the exons ATGGCGGACCGACAGGCAGTCCAACAAAACCTCAATGGACTGCTCTCGAAACTGGATGATCCAGATCCTGACATGAGGTACATGTCGCTGAACGATCTCCTGGGAATTCTCAACAGCCCGACCTCTGCATATCTGGCTCACGATCAGTTTTCCTCGTCACGGCTTGCCGACGGCTTGCTCAATGCCTTAGATGATCAACACGGCGATGTTCAAAATCAAGCACTGAAATG TCTCGGTCCACTTGTGAATCGACTGCCTTCTGAAAGCCTCACTACCATCCTCGAAAAGCTCTCGAACCTGACAGCATCCCAAACTATCGATACCTCAGTTCCTAATACCGCTCTACGCGTCATTGTCACGGCCCTTCCCCGTTCTCAAGCTGGGCAACCACCTACCCCAGATGTTTCCATAGCTTACTCATCTGTCTCCAAAATTCTCATCCCTCGCTTGACCGGTCCCACACCATCTCAATCTGGCAGAAGAGGCTCCGTCATCAAGGGCATGCTGGAGAAAGATCCTTCTAAGGGATTTAGCAGCGATGCGATTGATGTTCTGATTCAAGTCGTCACCTGCTTCGGACCACTTCTCAAGGAGGCCGAGTTAACGGCTCTCCAAAAGTCAGTGATGTCTATTATTGACAACGACACAGCTGGTACTGTAGTCACGAAAAGAGCGCTGGCCGCTATCTCCGCCTTGGTACCTCATTTCTCAGAAGCTCAATTCGCCTCGTTCGTCGACGAACTCGTTAAGAAGTTCAATAATCCACGGATTAGCGTCGTGCACCGAAGGCACCTTATTGCCACAGTCGGTAGTGTCGCAAGGAGCAGCCCAACCAAGTTCGGCCCTCATCTTCCCACACTCgctccttttgtttttgctaCCCTTGGTGAAGTTATCGCGACTTAG
- a CDS encoding general substrate transporter — protein MAIGNIYVIAAIAVIGGGLFGFDISSMSAIIGTNTYKCYFNNGGSVTINENGEKECGGPDTMTQGGITAAMAGGSWLGALVSGYLSDMLGRKQSIMVGSVIWCIGCILVCAAQNIPMLIVGRIINGFSVGICSAQVPVYISEIAPPTKRGRLVGLQQWAITWGILIMFYISYGCSFIKGTAAFRIPWGLQMIPAILLFLGMMLLPESPRWLARKDRWEECHAVLTLVHGHGDPDSPFVQSEFEEIKGMCEFERQNADVSFMELLKPNMINRTHVGVFTQIWSQLTGMNVMMYYITYVFAMAGLNGNNLLVSSSIQYVINVFMTIPAILWLDRWGRRPTLLIGAALMAAWLYANAGLMAAHGHAAPPGGLNGTPAESWEITGPPSKAVIACTYLFVASYAITWGPASWVYPPELFPLRVRGKANALCTSFNWAFNFALGWFVPPAFENIKWQVYIVFGVFCTAMFIHVFFMFPETAGKTLEDVEAIFTDPTGIPYIGIPAWKTRNEFSRGATLEQVGFDEEKKIGGTVQHSETA, from the exons ATGGCCATTGGCAACATTTATGTCATTGCGGCCATCGCCGTCATCGGCGGTGGTCTTTTCGGTTTCGATATCTCGTCCATGTCTGCGATTATCGGTACAAACACCTATAAGTGTTATTTCAACAACGGAGGAAGTGTGACGATCAATGAGAATGGTGAAAAGGAATGTGGAGGTCCCGATACAATGACTCAGGGTGGTATCactgcagccatggctggTGGCTCCTGGTTAGGTGCTCTGGTCTCTGGATACCTGTCTGATATGCTCGGTCGTAAGCAGTCGATCATGGTTGGTTCCGTGATTTG GTGCATTGGATGTATTCTTGTCTGCGCCGCCCAGAACATTCCCATGTTGATTGTTGGTCGTATCATCAACGGTTTCAGTGTCGGTATCTGCTCCGCTCAGGTCCCGGTCTACATCTCTGAGATC GCCCCTCCTACTAAGCGTGGTCGCCTTGTTGGTCTTCAGCAATGGGCCATCACGTGGGGTATCCTGATCATGTTCTA CATTTCCTATGGATGCAGCTTTATCAAGGGCACCGCCGCGTTCCGGATTCCCTGGGGTCTGCAGATGATTCCTgctatccttcttttccttggaaTGATGTTGCTTCCTGAATCTCCCCGTTGGCTCGCCCGCAAGGACCGTTGGGAGGAGTGCCATGCTGTCCTTACCTTGGTTCATGGTCACGGTGACCCGGACTCTCCTTTTGTCCAGAGCGAATTCGAGGAGATCAAGGGCATGTGCGAATTTGAACGTCAGAATGCCGACGTGAGCTTCATGGAACTCCTCAAGCCGAACATGATCAACCGCACTCACGTCGGTGTCTTCACGCAAATCTGGTCCCAGCTTACGGGCATGAACGTGATGATGTACTACATTACGTATGTGTTTGCGATGGCCGGTTTGAATGGTAACAACCTTCTGGTGTCGTCCAGTATCCAATATGTGATCAATGTGTTCATGACCATCCCTGCTATCTTGTGGCTGGATCGCTGGGGTCGCCGTCCCACTCTCCTTATTGGTGCCGCCCTCATGGCAGCCTGGCTGTACGCCAATGCTGGTCTGATGGCCGCACACGGTCATGCCGCTCCCCCAGGCGGTCTCAATGGAACACCCGCAGAGTCCTGGGAAATCACCGGCCCTCCTTCCAAGGCTGTCATTGCGTGTACCTACCTGTTCGTCGCCTCCTACGCCATCACCTGGGGTCCTGCCTCGTGGGTGTACCCTCCCGAGCTCTTCCCCCTGCGTGTCCGTGGCAAGGCCAACGCTCTGTGCACCTCCTTCAACTGGGCCTTCAACTTCGCTCTGGGTTGGTTCGTCCCCCCTGCCTTCGAGAACATCAAGTGGCAGGTCTACATCGTCTTCGGTGTCTTCTGTACTGCCATGTTCATTCATGTATTTTTCATGTTCCCCGAGACCGCCGGTAAGACCCTCGAGGACGTCGAGGCCATCTTCACCGACCCAACTGGTATTCCGTACATCGGTATTCCCGCCTGGAAGACCAGAAACGAATTCTCGCGCGGCGCCACCCTGGAGCAGGTTGGCTTcgacgaggagaagaagattggcGGTACTGTCCAGCATTCCGAGACCGCATAA
- a CDS encoding putative ceramide synthase membrane component (unnamed protein product), with translation MARGRSSSNLGADIPGDTSAPAMSTMNEVSPIETEAPKWNKSSEKSLKSQPKRRKSRSLLRRFKDKCLKHTWLLPLLMVVVLLALYAVNPNPSNPLHSAIFLSYPQGPKTPGGPVMYGKGPKDVAFVSFYTIVLSFTREFIMQRIIRPWAIYCGIRGKGKTARFMEQVYTAIYFGIFGPFGLYVMYRSDIWYFNTTAMYEGFPHREHEALFKAYYLLQASYWAQQAIVLLLQLEKPRKDFKELVGHHIITLALIALSYRFHFTYMGLAVYITHDVSDFFLATSKTLNYLDSFITAPYFGMFVGIWIYCRHYLNLKILWAVLTEFRTVGPFELNWETQQYKCWISQYITFALLASLQAVNLFWLFLILRILKNYLFNSIRKDERSDDEDTEEEEEAEQGQSGRATLATGAEVSTVTARNVGKENQAPQVLVNGEPLNEKSSSRR, from the exons ATGGCTCGCGGCCGGAGCTCGAGTAACTTGGGCGCGGACATACCGGGTGACACCAGCGCACCAGCGATGTCGACCATGAATGAGGTCAGTCCGATTGAAACGGAGGCTCCAAAGTGGAATAAG TCTTCCGAGAAGTCGCTGAAGTCGCAACCGAAGCGTCGCAAGAGCCGATCCCTACTCCGCCGCTTTAAAGACAAATGCCTGAAACATACATGGCTCCTGCCTCTCCTCATGGTGGTAGTTCTGCTCGCCCTGTATGCAGTCAACCCCAACCCGTCCAATCCGCTACATAGCGCAATCTTTCTGTCCTACCCTCAAGGACCGAAAACCCCTGGTGGCCCGGTTATGTATGGAAAAGGTCCCAAGGACGTTGCCTTTGTCTCGTTCTACACCATTGTCTTATCCTTCACTCGGGAATTCATCATGCAGCGCATCATCCGGCCGTGGGCGATATACTGCGGAATCCGCGGCAAAGGCAAGACTGCTCGCTTCATGGAGCAGGTGTACACAGCGATCTACTTCGGCATCTTCGGTCCATTTGGCTTGTACGTGATGTACCGGTCTGATATCTGGTATTTCAACACAACGGCGATGTACGAGGGTTTCCCGCACCGGGAGCATGAAGCGCTATTCAAGGCCTACTATCTGTTGCAAGCGAGCTACTGGGCTCAACAAGCCATCGTGCTCTTACTCCAGCTGGAGAAGCCCCGAAAGGACTTCAAAGAACTTGTCGGACATCACATCATCACCTTGGCCCTCATCGCGCTGAGCTATCGATTCCACTTCACCTACATGGGCCTTGCGGTCTACATCACGCACGATGTTTCTGATTTCTTCCTTGCA ACTTCGAAAACACTCAACTACCTGGACTCATTCATTACTGCGCCATACTTCGGTATGTTTGTTGGAATTTGGATCTACTGCCGCCACTACCTGAACCTGAAGATTCTCTGGGCGGTTCTTACCGAATTCCGAACCGTTGGTCCTTTCGAGCTGAACTGGGAGACCCAGCAATACAAGTGTTGGATCAGTCAATATATCACCTTTGCCTTGCTGGCGAGCTTGCAGGCCGTCAACCTTTTCTGGCTCTTTTTGATCCTTCGCATCCTCAAGAACTACCTCTTCAACAGTATCAGGAAGGATGAGCGcagtgatgacgaggatacggaggaagaggaagaagcagaacaGGGGCAAAGCGGCCGTGCTACTCTAGCGACTGGAGCTGAAGTGTCCACCGTTACTGCCCGTAATGTCGGTAAGGAGAACCAGGCTCCCCAAGTTCTAGTGAACGGGGAGCCCCTCAACGAGAAGTCCTCTAGCCGCCGGTAG
- a CDS encoding histidine phosphatase superfamily, producing MEHPKATPSHYKFKLMPEFFVNYHEIARQSPNSKVTTQPSLGLIDQPYSETTNTQPDAEPKKPWERFAAYIRELNTENPDRVTYKVLYLTRHGLGVHNVFEAKVGKEAWNSYWSHLDGDGTVSWVDAKLTEAGIQQAETLSQFWTDAVATENVPLPESLYTSPLARCLETTRLVFSKPMGQFREQFQPVVKELLRERLTDHTCDKRSTRTWIEGHYPSYLIEPGFSEEDLLWKSDRWESVEEHVARKQKVLEEIFAQDSSSFISMTVHSYAISAILRACGYEEFRVREGSTIALLVRGERVGLS from the exons ATGGAGCACCCCAAAGCCACGCCATCTCATTACAAGTTCAAACTCATGCCCGAGTTCTTCGTAAACTACCACGAAATCGCCAGACAAAGCCCAAACTCAAAAGTAACCACCCAACCAAGCCTCGGCCTCATCGACCAACCCTACAGCGAAACAACTAATACCCAGCCAGACGCAGAACCTAAGAAGCCGTGGGAGCGATTCGCAGCCTACATCAGGGAACTAAACACAGAAAACCCAGACAGAGTGACCTACAAGGTCCTTTACCTAACCAGACACGGCCTCGGTGTACACAATGTCTTCGAAGCAAAAGTCGGCAAAGAAGCATGGAAT AGCTACTGGTCCCACCTCGACGGAGACGGTACCGTCTCTTGGGTAGATGCAAAGCTAACAGAAGCCGGCATTCAACAAGCGGAAACACTGAGCCAATTCTGGACAGATGCCGTGGCCACGGAGAACGTGCCATTACCAGAGTCGCTATACACGAGTCCCCTGGCGCGATGCCTTGAGACTACGCGGCTCGTGTTCTCCAAACCTATGGGGCAATTCAGAGAGCAGTTTCAGCCTGTAGTAAAAGAGCTGTTGAGGGAGCGATTGACGGATCATACGTGCGACAAGAGAAGTACACGAACATGGATTGAAGGCCATTATCCTTCTTACTTAATTGAGCCTGGGTTCTCGGAAGAAGATCTTCTGTGGAAATCAGACCGGTGGGAGTCTGTTGAGGAACATGTTgcgaggaagcagaaggtTCTCGAGGAAATTTTTGCGCAAGATTCTAGTTCGTTTATTTCTATGACTGTCCACTCATATGCGATTTCGGCGATCCTTAGGGCTTGTGGGTATGAAGAGTTTAGAGTCCGTGAGGGTTCGACGATTGCCTTGTTAGTTCGTGGAGAGAGGGTTGGATTATCCTAA
- a CDS encoding cytochrome P450, with amino-acid sequence MQVLGRVALLTTLFNTSLNTSISIYRLFVHRLHPFPGPFACKPTRFYSAFLAAKNIQYNVELKRLHKQYGNFVRTALPLIYGPQTGCRRSTWYGHVDVDDTKICMALSRDFNDHRRRRRAWDRAFSIKSLSVYEPRVIAQAKKLMAQVEANQGKPLDATTWSMLFTFDIMGDIGFGKNFGNLTTGKAHPAISAIRDHMRVIAVVSHLPWLLNMLGKIPGAAAGYQGFFKWCTDQVETKRKVLSPRYAFGLAVDETSVYPDATQQSWDHDKYPQDIISWILKAFIDNDVSAPPSEPALHDDSRVVVIAGSDTTALALASIIYFLAKHPQILQKLQAELDNAMPNGPRSWTYDKAKTICYIDDIIHESLRLRPSVSGGGYRVTPAEGLQIDEVFIPGDVNMFVPQQLIQTDERYYKFSKEFIPERWGEKKVEWGTDKAPYFLFSLGIYGCVGKNLAMLSLRVAVSTLAQRYDIRFRTGDILERCIGYIHHFSAAFASCVSPKEIVNTTPFLRLLQVFFILHISGVKVRT; translated from the exons ATGCAAGTTCTAGGCAGAGTTGCCTTACTCACCACTTTGTTCAACACCAGCCTCAATACTAGTATCAGTATATACCGATTATTCGTCCACCGACTTCATCCTTTCCCCGGGCCCTTCGCATGCAAGCCCACCCGGTTCTACAGCGCTTTCTTAGCagcaaagaatatccaaTACAATGTGGAACTAAAAAGGCTCCACAAGCAGTACGGCAACTTCGTCCGCACAG CACTGCCCCTGATCTACGGCCCCCAGACTGGATGTCGCAGATCAACGTGGTACGGGCATGTGGATGTAGATGACACGAAAATATGCATGGCTCTAAGCCGCGACTTCAACGATcaccgacgacgaagaagagcgtGGGACCGAGCCTTCAGTATCAAAT CCCTCAGTGTCTACGAACCCCGTGTTATAGCGCAGGCGAAGAAGCTCATGGCCCAGGTCGAAGCCAACCAAGGAAAGCCGCTTGATGCAACCACCTGGTCTATGCTTTTCACCTTCGATATCATGGGAGACATCGGGTTCGGTAAGAACTTTGGCAATCTTACAACAGGGAAAGCGCACCCCGCTATTAGTGCTATTCGTGACCATATGCGCGTCATTGCTGTCGTGAGCCATCTTCCGTGGCTTTTGAATATGCTTGGTAAGATACCAGGCGCGGCGGCTGGGTATCAAGGTTTCTTTAAGTGGTGCACTGATCAGGTCGAGACCAAACGCAAGGTATTAAGTCCTCGTTACGCTTTTGGTTTGGCTGTAGATGAGACTAGCGTATACCCCGATGCAACGCAACAGAGCTGGGACCACGACAAATACCCCCAAGACATCATTTCCTGGATCTTGAAAGCTTTCATAGACAACGATGTCTCGGCCCCACCATCTGAACCGGCCCTTCATGATGACTCGCGTGTGGTGGTGATTGCGGGCAG CGACACAACCGCCTTGGCCCTAGCAAGCATCATCTACTTCCTCGCCAAACATCctcaaatcctccaaaaaCTCCAAGCCGAACTCGACAATGCAATGCCTAACGGGCCCCGAAGTTGGACTTACGACAAAGCCAAAACCATATGCTACATCGACGATATAATCCACGAAAGCCTTCGTCTGCGACCCTCCGTCTCAGGTGGTGGATACCGCGTAACGCCTGCCGAGGGCCTCCAGATTGACGAAGTCTTCATCCCAGGAGATGTGAACATGTTCGTTCCACAGCAGCTAATCCAAACAGACGAGCGATACTACAAATTCTCCAAGGAGTTTATTCCCGAGCGATGGGGCGAAAAGAAGGTCGAGTGGGGAACTGATAAGGCGCCttattttctgttttctttgg GAATCTACGGCTGCGTAGGGAAGAATCTAGCTATGCTTAGTCTCCGCGTAGCCGTATCTACCCTAGCACAGCGGTACGACATCAGGTTTCGCACGGGAGACATTTTGGAACGATGCATTGGATACATTCACCACTTTTCTGCCGCCTTTGCAAGTTGTGTTTCACCCAAGGAAATCGTAAATACTACGCCATTCTTGAGACTCCTTCAAgttttcttcattcttcataTTTCTGGTGTAAAAGTGCGCACTTAG
- a CDS encoding putative vacuolar protein sorting protein — protein MSPDLNLIKLVRAELSHFGLGNDTPPDLNNVFRQSNLLQLIVIGPWCGPHTNGSNITFNFFDVSSVKLPEESSSIFSSDISSLCTGSSNLFLGSTDGFVHLISPSFKLLRSFKASEGGPITHIKQIEGTSLLVTIADDASSEPALKVWALDKTEKKTGAPKCLSTTPVQNARRPFPISAFTAVPDLSQVAVGFANGSVAIIRGDLIHDRGARQRIVFESEEPITGLEIHSGPTTILYISTTNRILALVIAGRGQGQPARVLEDTGCALGCMALDKDNGDVLVAREDAIYTYGPHGRGPSYAFDSPKNSINIFKDYVALVCPPKVATSNSSTLRNFDVSQPNDLFSTTTFTLLDTDLKFIAHSEALVSPVKQVFIEWGDLFILTTDGKIYRYREKSLQQKLEILYQRSLYILAINLAQKKGVDTFQQNAIYRKYGDFLYQRGDYDTAMQQYLRAIDNTEPSQVIRKYLDTQRIHNLIEYLEELHDHDRATVDHTTLLLNCYAKLKDTGKLDEFIKAPGELKFDLETAIAMCRQGGYYEQAAYLATKYGENDMVVDILIEDSKKYAEAVEYIWRLDPELAYYNLMKYARVLLSNCPQRTTELFIDYYKGKYKPITEVQNPPEPQAQSTSTLQSLAAFLPLPLINSSAGTKTAAVEPSPEVEAEAAEDTTVYQIPKPRTAFSAFVGHPQEFITFLEALISQESVKEEDKVDLYTTLFEMYLDTASRKKATTEKEEWETKAKKLIEGKDIPISTSSVLLLSDLSGFREGSTLVREQEGLRSDIFRSFTSAKDTRGAIQALKKYGPEEPQLYVDALTYFASSPKILEEAGEELDVVLKRINDEGLMSPLQVIQALSNNAVVTMGRVKKYLSDNIERERKEISTNRRLISSYSTETENKRKELEQLGSKPVVFQARRCALKSCGGVLDLPTVHFLCKHSFHQRCLNKVDEEAECPVCAPQNSTIRAIRKRQVESADQHELFKGELQRSKDGFSVISEFFGRGVMRPQSTME, from the exons ATGTCTCCTGATCTGAATCTGATAAAACTAGTGCGGGCGGAGCTGTCCCATTTCGGCCTAGGCAATGATACACCTCCGGACCTGAACAACGTATTCCGTCAATCTAACCTTCTCCAACTTATTGTTATCGGTCCATGGTGTGGGCCTCATACAAATGGCTCTAACATCA ccttcaacttcttcgaCGTCTCTTCCGTCAAGCTACCTGAGGAGAGCTCATCGATATTCAGT TCCGATATCTCCTCCCTTTGTACCGGCTCATCGAATCTCTTCCTTGGATCCACCGATGGCTTCGTCCACCTCATCTCGCCCTCGTTCAAGCTCCTACGATCGTTCAAGGCATCCGAAGGCGGCCCTATAACGCATATCAAACAGATAGAAGGAACATCGCTCCTTGTTACGATCGCAGATGATGCCTCGAGTGAACCAGCGTTGAAAGTTTGGGCTCTGGATaagacggagaagaaaacggGAGCCCCTAAGTGTTTATCAACGACCCCGGTGCAGAATGCTAGAAGACCGTTCCCC ATATCTGCGTTTACGGCCGTTCCCGACCTGTCGCAGGTCGCCGTGGGTTTCGCCAATGGTTCCGTAGCAATCATTCGTGGCGATTTAATTCATGACCGCGGGGCGCGGCAACGTATTGTCTTCGAATCAGAAGAACCGATAACTGGACTTGAAATACACAGTGGCCCGACCACTATCCTATACATCTCCACAACGAACCGGATATTAGCATTGGTCATCGCTGGTAGAGGGCAGGGCCAACCGGCACGAGTTCTCGAAGACACGGGCTGCGCTCTCGGCTGTATGGCTCTCGACAAAGACAACGGTGACGTTCTCGTGGCCAGAGAGGATGCGATATACACCTATGGGCCGCATGGGCGCGGGCCCAGCTACGCTTTCGACAGTCCGAAGAATTCAATCAACATTTTTAAGGATTATGTCGCACTAGTCTGCCCTCCGAAGGTCGCAACTTCGAATTCGAGTACTTTGCGGAACTTCGATGTCAGCCAGCCTAATGATCTTTTTAGCACAACCACCTTTACATTGTTGGATACGGATCTGAAGTTCATTGCACACTCGGAAGCCCTAGTGTCTCCTGTGAAACAAGTTTTCATTGAGTGGGGCGACCTGTTCATTCTCACCACCGACGGAAAG ATCTACCGCTATCGTGAGAAGAGTCTGCAACAAAAACTTGAAATTCTCTACCAGCGCAGTCTCTATATACTAGCGATTAATCTGGCACAGAAGAAGGGTGTCGACACCTTCCAGCAGAATGCTATCTATCGTAAATACGGCGACTTTTTGTACCAGAGGGGCGATTATGACACAGCCATGCAGCAATACCTCCGGGCCATTGACAATACAGAGCCATCACAAGTCATTCGGAAG TATCTAGATACGCAGCGTATCCACAATCTGATCGAGTACCTCGAAGAGTTGCACGACCATGATCGTGCCACAGTTGACCACACGACGTTGTTATTGAACTGCTACGCTAAGCTCAAAGACACGGGCAAACTAGATGAGTTCATCAAAGCTCCCGGTGAATTGAAGTTCGACTTGGAAACAGCTATTGCCATGTGCCGTCAGGGCGGCTACTATGAGCAAGCCGCATATTTGGCTACAAAGTACGGCGAAAACGACATGGTTGTTGACATATTGATTGAGGACTCGAAGAAGTACGCAGAGGCTGTGGAATACATCTGGAGGCTTGACCCTGAACTG GCCTACTATAACCTTATGAAGTATGCTCGTGTTCTCCTCTCTAATTGCCCACAGAGAACAACCGAACTTTTTATCGATTACTACAAGGGAAAGTACAAGCCCATCACGGAAGTTCAGAATCCACCCGAGCCACAGGCGCAGTCGACTAGCACATTACAAAGTCTGGCagctttccttcctctccctttGATAAATTCTAGCGCAGGCACAAAGACGGCAGCCGTTGAACCTTCACCTGAAGTAGAGGCCGAGGCGGCAGAAGATACCACAGTCTACCAAATTCCCAAGCCCCGAACTGCATTCTCTGCTTTTGTGGGCCATCCTCAAGAGTTTATTACATTCTTAGAGGCCCTTATCAGTCAAGAAAGtgtgaaagaagaagacaaagtgGACCTTTATACGACCCTATTCGAGATGTACCTAGATACGGCATCTCGCAAGAAAGCCACGaccgagaaggaagaatgggagaCTAAAGCCAAGAAACTCATCGAAGGCAAAGAC ATCCCGATCTCCACATCCAGTGTCTTGTTGCTCTCAGACCTATCGGGCTTTCGGGAAGGATCGACCCTGGTGCGGGAGCAGGAAGGTCTTCGTTCTGACATTTTCCGCTCATTCACGTCTGCAAAGGATACACGGGGGGCCATCCAAGCTTTGAAGAAATATGGTCCAGAAGAACCCCAACTATACGTAGATGCTTTGACTTATTTTGCTTCAAGCCCCAAGATTCTCGAAGAGGCTGGCGAGGAGCTAGATGTTGTTCTCAAACGCATCAACGATGAGGGGCTCATGTCGCCGCTCCAAGTCATTCAGGCGCTCAGCAACAACGCGGTGGTCACTATGGGCCGGGTGAAGAAGTATCTGAGTGATAACATCGAGCGAGAACGGAAAGAGATATCGACT AATCGTCGTTTGATTTCCAGCTATAGCACAGAAACGGAAAACAAACGGAAGGAGCTTGAACAATTAGGTAGCAAACCAGTTGTTTTCCAAGCTCGCCGGTGTGCACTTAAGTCTTGCGGTGGAGTACTGGACCTTCCTACGGTTCACTTCCTCTGCAAACATTCTTTCCACCAACGGTGTCTGAACAAggtcgatgaagaagccgaatGCCCGGTCTGTGCTCCTCAGAATTCCACTATCAGAGCCATACGCAAGAGACAGGTGGAGTCGGCGGATCAGCATGAGCTTTTCAAAGGGGAGCTCCAACGGTCGAAGGATGGCTTCAGCGTCATCAGTGAGTTCTTCGGAAGGGGAGTGATGCGACCTCAAAGCACTATGGAATGA
- a CDS encoding putative chitin deacetylase — protein sequence MHFSPLTIIVSAIACSATYVTLQPSSKLEGNDLIPGLDRNHASPALVERNFLARCGQGFGKCSDDACCSTAGYCGKTKAHCRSPDCQIDYGHCDAHMTPDGPPTSGIPRPKIGKVQYGPKAVRSCVGAGNIALTFDDGPNKYTEDLLDLLDKYDAKVTFFITGNNNAKGPIDTPGMPWASMIERMYQSGHQIASHTWSHQDLSKITPEQRRIQILWNEVALRNILGGFPTYMRPPYSSCTEESGCLKDIGNLGYHVILYDIDTEDYRHDSPNAIQGSKDIFDKNLARGKASDKSWLVIAHDVHEQTVYNLTEHMLKKASKDGYNVVTVGECLGDPEENWYRMDESSELTILRKTKPLATAKQAISRDGRCGGNVTCLGSKFGTCCGKNGYCGTSPKHCGFGCQPNAGHCQKARHTSTVHRHEKRPATSDASSLLQPGLNVADLLLIAAIAGLVGVPWPLVLVLLSRW from the exons ATGCACTTCAGTCCATTGACGATCATCGTCAGCGCCATAGCATGCTCAGCTACGTATGTTACCCTTCAGCCAAGCAGTAAGCTCGAGGGAAATGATTTGATCCCTGGACTTGACCGGAATCATGCTTCCCCTGCTTTGGTGGAACGCAACTTTCTGGCCCGATGCGGCCAAGGCTTCGGCAAATGCTCTGATGATGCTTGCTGTTCGACTGCAG GCTACTGCGGGAAAACAAAAGCCCATTGCCGCTCTCCTGACTGCCAGATCGATTACGGCCACTGCGATGCTCATATGACACCTGACGGACCTCCAACGTCCGGTATCCCTCGCCCCAAGATTGGCAAGGTTCAATACGGTCCCAAGGCTGTCCGGTCATGCGTTGGGGCAGGGAATATTGCCTTGACTTTCGACGATGGCCCGAACAAGTACACAGAGGATCTCCTTGATTTGCTGGACAAATATGATGCAAAGGTGACTTTCTTCATCACAGGCAACAATAATGCCAAAGGACCCATAGATACACCAGGCATGCCCTGGGCCTCGATGATCGAACGCATGTATCAAAGTGGACACCAGATCGCCAGTCATACCTGGTCACATCAGGATCTTAGCAAAATCACACCAGAACAACGTCGGATCCAGATTCTGTGGAATGAGGTCGCCCTCCGAAACATTTTGGGCGGCTTTCCAACGTACATGCGTCCTCCATATTCCAGCTGTACGGAGGAATCCGGCTGTCTGAAGGACATAGGTAATCTAGGCTACCATGTCATCCTGTATGACATTGATACCGAAGATTATCGCCATGACAGCCCCAATGCCATCCAGGGTTCCAAGGACATTTTCGACAAGAATCTGGCCCGGGGAAAGGCATCCGATAAGTCTTGGCTGGTTATCGCTCACGATGTGCACGAACAGACTGTTTACAATCTTACGGAGCATATGCTCAAGAAAGCCTCCAAAGATGGCTATAATGTGGTGACTGTCGGCGAGTGCCTGGGTGACCCCGAAGAGAACTGGTATCGTATGGATGAGAGTTCTGAGCTTACTATCCTTCGGAAGACCAAGCCCCTCGCTACTGCCAAACAGGCCATTTCGCGCGATGGTCGCTGCGGTGGGAATGTTACCTGTCTGGGGTCGAAGTTCGGAACGTGCTGTGGCAAGAATGGCTATTGTGGGACTAGTCCCAAGCATTGTGGGTTTGGCTGCCAGCCTAATGCTGGTCATTGTCAGAAAGCTAGACATACATCCACTGTTCACAGACATGAAAAGCGTCCCGCAACATCAGATGCGAGCTCTTTGTTGCAACCTGGATTGAACGTTGCGGACTTGCTTTTGATTGCAGCAATAGCAGGGTTGGTTGGAGTACCTTGGCCACTTGTTTTGGTCCTGCTTTCAAGATGGTGA